One Brevibacterium spongiae DNA segment encodes these proteins:
- a CDS encoding MFS transporter encodes MNESDEKIPTPDGIDIKTMPPGDRRTLRRAISGSALGNAVEWFDYGVYSYVSVYIANAFFPGEWGVALTFAFLALSFVFRPLGGFVLGPLGDKVGRQHIMVLTIIMMTIPTTLIGILPTYATLGAFAPILLLLCRMVQGFSTGGEYGGAAVYMAESAPDKRRGFCGSFLELGTLAGTASAALVCTVLLVLVGSDGMDAGWWRLPFLLTLPLGGIALWLRMKLDEPEAFSAATSRQQTTKKPFRDLFRGYSKQITMLMAFVVLLNIGQYMVLTYMPTYLSSTLGHSEVESNFTLVIVLAAMMVVITPLGRLTDTIGRKPVLYTSAIGFIVLSLPAFLLIQAEGAGLQILGLGIIALLQVMLQSCVSATLPAIFPTQVRFSGFAIGYNISTAIFGGTTAAVNTFVIQKTGFELFPAVYLVAAGLIGLIGIRFFNETAGRPIDGATPPGSEDEELAEMGYDLIGFNDNGTDDDTGSGDKQVSH; translated from the coding sequence GTGAACGAGTCCGATGAGAAGATCCCCACGCCCGACGGCATCGACATCAAGACGATGCCGCCCGGAGACAGACGCACACTCAGACGAGCCATCAGCGGCTCCGCCCTCGGAAATGCCGTCGAATGGTTCGACTACGGTGTCTACTCCTACGTCTCCGTCTACATCGCCAATGCGTTCTTCCCCGGCGAGTGGGGTGTGGCGCTCACCTTCGCCTTCCTCGCCCTCTCCTTCGTCTTCCGTCCCTTGGGCGGCTTCGTCCTGGGCCCCCTCGGCGACAAGGTGGGGCGCCAGCACATCATGGTTCTCACCATCATCATGATGACCATCCCGACGACGCTGATCGGCATCCTGCCGACCTATGCCACGCTGGGTGCGTTCGCTCCCATCCTCCTGCTGCTGTGCAGGATGGTCCAAGGCTTCTCCACGGGTGGAGAATACGGTGGTGCTGCTGTCTACATGGCAGAGTCGGCCCCTGATAAGCGCCGGGGCTTCTGCGGGTCGTTCCTCGAACTCGGCACTCTGGCCGGTACCGCCTCGGCGGCCCTGGTCTGCACCGTTCTGCTCGTCCTCGTCGGCAGCGACGGCATGGATGCCGGCTGGTGGCGGCTGCCGTTCCTGCTCACACTCCCGCTCGGCGGCATCGCCCTGTGGCTTCGGATGAAACTCGATGAGCCCGAGGCGTTCTCCGCGGCGACGAGCCGACAGCAGACGACGAAGAAGCCCTTCCGAGATCTCTTCCGCGGTTACTCGAAGCAGATCACCATGCTCATGGCTTTCGTGGTCCTGCTCAACATCGGCCAGTACATGGTGCTCACGTATATGCCCACCTACCTCAGCAGCACATTGGGCCATTCGGAGGTCGAGAGCAACTTCACGCTCGTCATTGTGCTCGCGGCGATGATGGTCGTCATCACACCTTTGGGCCGGCTGACCGACACAATCGGGCGCAAACCGGTCCTCTACACCTCGGCGATCGGGTTCATCGTCCTCTCCCTCCCCGCGTTCCTGCTCATTCAGGCTGAGGGCGCCGGCCTGCAGATCCTGGGATTGGGCATCATCGCCCTGCTCCAGGTGATGCTCCAATCGTGTGTCTCGGCGACCCTGCCGGCGATCTTCCCCACACAAGTGCGCTTCTCCGGGTTCGCCATCGGCTACAACATCTCCACCGCGATCTTCGGCGGCACGACCGCGGCAGTGAATACCTTCGTCATCCAGAAGACCGGTTTCGAACTCTTCCCCGCCGTCTACCTCGTCGCCGCCGGTCTCATCGGACTCATCGGCATCCGCTTCTTCAATGAGACAGCCGGCCGACCCATCGACGGTGCCACTCCACCTGGCTCCGAAGACGAAGAGCTCGCCGAGATGGGCTACGACCTCATCGGCTTCAACGACAACGGCACCGACGATGACACCGGCAGCGGTGACAAGCAGGTTTCCCACTGA
- a CDS encoding FMN-binding glutamate synthase family protein produces the protein MGRFLLITSTLIALIAVAWAAAVGPWAWWVLGAVVLAIVGVAAYDLLQRKHSILRNYPVVGHLRFLLETLRPELQQYFIERNWDGRPFDRDIRSLVYERAKGIHGELAFGTERDVNSAGYEFLIHSTAPVAVPDQTPRVQVGGPDCTKPYSMALLNVSAMSFGSLSPNAVRALNRGAELGGFAHDTGEGGISDYHLENGGDLVWEIGSGYFGARTDSGDFDPAQFADQSSRDQVKCVSLKLSQGAKPGIGGVLPAAKVNAEIARTRGVPQGEKCVSPAAHSVFSTPVELIEFIARIRELSGGKPTGFKLCVGSRTDVLAICKAMLEVGTAPDFIIVDGSEGGTGAAPLEYEDHVGTPLTDGLLTVHNALVGTGLRDRIRVGASGKVAAGNDIVKRLIQGADYTNSARAMMMAVGCIQAQICHTGQCPVGVTTQDPKRQRALHVGDKSERVRNYQEATVQQAVEIMASMGVSDPSELSPQQLHCNLGRNEHVSYAELFDWLEPGELLTQPPESWSRDWARADAGTFRSV, from the coding sequence ATGGGACGTTTTCTGCTGATCACGTCGACACTCATCGCGCTCATCGCGGTCGCCTGGGCAGCCGCCGTCGGACCGTGGGCATGGTGGGTCCTCGGTGCGGTGGTCCTCGCCATCGTCGGCGTGGCCGCGTACGACCTGCTTCAGCGCAAGCACTCTATTCTGCGCAACTACCCGGTAGTCGGTCATCTACGATTCCTGTTGGAGACTCTCCGACCCGAACTCCAGCAGTACTTCATCGAACGCAACTGGGACGGACGCCCTTTCGATAGAGACATCCGCTCCCTCGTCTACGAACGTGCGAAGGGAATCCACGGAGAGCTCGCTTTCGGCACCGAACGGGACGTCAACTCCGCCGGCTACGAATTCCTCATCCACTCCACCGCTCCCGTCGCGGTTCCGGACCAGACGCCTCGTGTGCAGGTAGGTGGGCCGGACTGTACGAAGCCCTACAGCATGGCGCTGCTCAACGTCTCGGCCATGAGCTTCGGCTCCCTGTCGCCCAACGCCGTCAGGGCGCTCAACCGCGGTGCCGAACTCGGCGGCTTCGCCCATGACACCGGTGAAGGCGGGATCTCCGACTACCACCTCGAGAACGGCGGCGACCTCGTCTGGGAGATCGGTTCGGGCTATTTCGGCGCCCGGACCGACAGCGGCGACTTCGACCCCGCCCAGTTCGCCGACCAGAGCTCCCGCGACCAGGTCAAGTGCGTCTCACTCAAACTGAGCCAGGGTGCGAAACCCGGAATCGGAGGCGTCCTGCCCGCGGCGAAGGTCAACGCCGAGATCGCCCGAACCCGCGGCGTCCCGCAAGGCGAGAAGTGCGTGAGCCCGGCCGCCCACAGCGTCTTCAGCACCCCGGTCGAACTCATCGAGTTCATCGCCCGGATACGCGAACTCTCGGGCGGCAAGCCCACGGGATTCAAACTCTGCGTGGGATCCCGCACAGATGTGCTCGCGATCTGCAAGGCGATGCTCGAAGTCGGAACCGCACCCGACTTCATCATCGTCGACGGTTCCGAGGGCGGCACGGGAGCCGCTCCCCTCGAGTACGAGGATCACGTGGGGACTCCGCTCACCGACGGCCTGCTCACCGTCCACAACGCGCTGGTCGGAACGGGCTTGCGGGATCGGATCCGCGTCGGCGCCAGCGGGAAGGTCGCCGCGGGCAACGACATCGTCAAACGCCTCATCCAGGGGGCAGACTATACGAACTCGGCCCGCGCCATGATGATGGCCGTCGGCTGCATTCAGGCTCAGATCTGCCATACCGGACAGTGCCCTGTCGGCGTCACCACCCAGGACCCCAAACGGCAGAGGGCCCTGCATGTGGGTGACAAGAGTGAGCGGGTGCGGAACTACCAGGAGGCGACCGTGCAGCAGGCCGTGGAGATCATGGCATCCATGGGCGTCAGCGATCCTTCCGAACTCTCCCCGCAGCAGCTCCACTGCAACCTCGGCCGCAATGAACACGTGTCGTACGCCGAGCTCTTCGACTGGCTCGAGCCGGGAGAGCTGCTGACGCAGCCGCCCGAGTCCTGGAGCCGCGACTGGGCGAGGGCCGATGCGGGAACGTTCCGT
- a CDS encoding organic hydroperoxide resistance protein — MNTPESIAYTARAEITGGRDGHGATDDKMVDVDLRTPKEQGGPGGGTNPEQLFAVGYGACFQGALGLAGKEQGVDTSKSVVNSQVGIGKEGESFGLSVRLEVSIPGVDPETAQKLVDRTHELCPYSKATRGNIPVEVVAV, encoded by the coding sequence GTGAATACACCTGAGAGCATCGCGTACACCGCTCGCGCGGAGATCACCGGCGGCCGGGACGGACACGGCGCCACCGATGACAAGATGGTCGACGTCGACCTGCGCACACCGAAGGAACAGGGCGGACCGGGCGGCGGCACCAACCCCGAACAGCTCTTCGCCGTCGGCTACGGGGCCTGCTTCCAGGGCGCACTCGGGCTGGCGGGCAAGGAACAGGGCGTCGACACCTCGAAGTCCGTCGTCAACTCGCAGGTCGGGATCGGCAAAGAGGGTGAGAGCTTCGGCCTGTCGGTGAGACTCGAGGTGAGCATCCCCGGTGTGGACCCCGAGACTGCGCAGAAGCTCGTCGACCGCACCCATGAGCTCTGCCCCTATTCGAAGGCCACTCGCGGCAACATCCCCGTCGAGGTCGTCGCGGTCTGA